Below is a window of Paremcibacter congregatus DNA.
TGGCTGAGGCTCGAGATCTTCATCACCGTGATCAGGCGCACCACATTGTCCGGCAGATAGGCGCCGACGCCGGTGCTGTGGCTGAGCACCAGATTGGTTTGAAGTGCTTCCAGCTTGTCATCGGAAATGCTGGTGCTGGCGAGCAGGCCGAAGCCGGTGTTGATGCCGTAAGCGGTGCGGCCCTCGCGGATGATATCTTCGACCACCTGGCGGGATCTTTCCACCACCGGCCAGGCGCTCTCCTTCAGACACACCTGATGGCGGGCCTCGTAAATCTTGCGCAGGTCAGCGAGAGATATCTCCCCCGGGTGGATGGTCAGAATGTTGTTTTCGATATGGCTCATGGCGGCGTCCTATTCTGTAATCATCGGAAGTTTCAGGCCTTTTTCACGGGCGCAGTCGATGGCGATGTCATAACCGGCGTCGGCGTGACGCATCACCCCGGTGCCGGGATCGTTCCACAGCACCCGGCCGAGTTTCTCCGCCGCATCGTCGGTGCCGTCGGCAAGGATCACCACCCCGGAATGCTGGGAGAAGCCCATGCCGACCCCGCCGCCGTGATGGAGGCTGACCCAGGTGGCCCCGCCTGCCGTATTGAGCAGCGCGTTGAGCAACGGCCAGTCGGACACGGCGTCGCTGCCGTCTTTCATGGCTTCGGTTTCCCGGTTGGGGCTGGCCACCGAACCACTGTCCAGATGATCGCGGCCGATAACCACGGGGGCTTTCAGCTCGCCGCTTCTGACCATTTCATTGAACGCCAGCCCCAGCCGGTGGCGATCGCCGAGTCCGACCCAGCAGATGCGCGCCGGCAGGCCCTGAAACTGGATACGCTCCCGGGCCATATCGAGCCAGTTATGCAGATGCGGATTGTCCGGGATCAGTTCCTTGACCTTCTGATCGGTCTTATAGATATCTTCGGGATCCCCGCTGAGCGCCGCCCAGCGGAAGGGCCCTATGCCGCGACAGAATAAGGGCCGCACGTAAGCCGGAACAAAACCGGGGAAATCAAAGGCATTCTCGACGCCTTCATCGAAGGCCACCTGACGGATGTTGTTGCCATAATCAAAGGTCGGAATGCCCATCTCGTGATAGGCGAGCATCGCCTTGACATGCACGGCCATCGCGGCCTTGGCGGCACGCTCGACTTCTTTCGGGGCGGTATCGCGTTTTTGTTCCCACTGATCGACGGTCCAGCCGATCGGCAGATAGCCATTGACCGGATCATGGGCCGAGGTTTGATCGGTGACCGCGTCGGGGCGGATGCCGCGGCGGATCATCTCGGGGATGATTTCGGCGGCATTGCCGAGCAGGCCGACGGAAATCGCCTGACCTTGTGCCGTGGCGGCGGTGATCATCTCCATCGCCTGATCCAGGGTCTCGGCCCGCTGGTCGAGATAACCGGTTTTCAGGCGGTAATCAATCCGATCGCTTTGACATTCTATGGCGAGCATCGCCGCCCCGGCCATGGTCGCGGCCAGGGGCTGCGCCCCGCCCATGCCACCAAGCCCGGCGGTGAGAATCCATTTGCCGCTGAGGGTGCCGTCAAAATGCTGCCGCCCCATTTCGACAAAGGTTTCGTAGGTGCCCTGAACGATGCCCTGGCTGCCGATATAGATCCAGCTGCCGGCGGTCATCTGGCCATACATCATCAGGCCTTTTTTATCGAGTTCGTTAAAATGGTCCCAGTTAGCCCAGTGGGGCACCAGATTGCTGTTGGCGATCAGAACCCTCGGTGCGCCCTTGTGGGTCGGGAAAATGCCGACCGGCTTGCCGCTCTGCACCAGCAGGGTTTCATCTTCTTCTAGGTTCTTCAGGCTGTCGACGATCCTGTCATAACAATCCCAGTTGCGCGCCGCCCGGCCAATGCCGCCATACACTACCAGATTTTCCGGATGTTCGGCGACCTCGGGGTCGAGGTTATTCATCAGCATGCGCAACGGCGCTTCCGTCGCCCAGCTCTTGGCGTTGAGGGTCGCGCCGGTCGGGGCTTTGATAATGCGGGAGTTTTGTGTCATATTTCATCACCTGTTATGTACTTGTCTATACAAGTCGGACTATAACATTGGTTTTCCGACGAATGCAACCGAAAAAGATGGCGTATCCATCATCCCTTTTGCTGGATTACCCGGCCTGATCGGGTGATCCAGAGCCTGAGAGAAAAAGGATGCCTACTTCTTCGGGGACATGCCCCGCTCACGGACGGAAGCGGCCGGAGAGTTCGTAGCGGGAGCCGGGGTGGTAGAGCATGGCGCTGGAGGCGACCTTACCCCGGGTCCAGGTGCGGCGCTTGATCAGCAGACAGGGCTCGTCCGCCGTCATCTGTAACGCGTCGCGCACATCGGCTTTCGGCAGGATGGCTTTCACCACATGTTCCGCCTTTTGCAGCGGCGCGATGCGCATCAGATAATCATAGGGCGTGATGCAGGTAAAATCCTGGGCGCCGTAATCAGGGGCGACAGCGGCGTTGACGAAACGGTCCTCGATCTGGATCGGGATATGCTGTTCCAGATGCAGGATCACCGAATGAAAAACCGGTTCCCCGATCGCCATGTTCAGTTGGGCGGCGACACTGTCCGTGGCGGGCAACTGGTCGAGGCTGAGCACCTGGGCGCTATGCTGATGACCGCGGCCACGGATTTCTTCAGCGATATTGTGGATTTCCAGCGGATGGCTCTGCGCATGCAGATCGGCAACAAAGGTGCCGACGCCGGCGACCCGTACGAGATAACCTTCACTGGTCAGTTCTTTCAAGGCCCGGTTGGTGGTCATACGGGACACATCGAATTCTTTCACCAGTTCGTTTTCCGATGGCACCCGTTCTGCCGGTTGCCAGGCGCCAGAGGCTATTTTGTTAAGAATATGGTCCTTGATTTTCTGATAGAGCGGGGCTACCTGTTTGCGTGAATGTTCCATAACCCTTATTCATCCTTCATGACGCGCACTGCTTATTTCGGCATGTTATTTTGCTGGCACCATCATCGCTGTTCCACGGGATCAGTCAAGTAGATTGACGAGCTTTTCCATGGTTTTTGTGAAGCGCGCCGTGATTTCGCAAGCGCCGGGGTGGGTGTAATCCCGCACCTGCCACCGGCCGCGCACCATCACGTCTTTCACCGGTGACCGGTTACCACTGAAAATAAACCGGTCAATCAGATGGCGGTCCGGGGTGCCCACCAGTAACGGCGAGGCGGGATCAAGCGTGATGATATCCGCCTGTTGCCCGACAGCCAGCACGCCGGTCTTTTGTTCCGTCGCCAATGCCCCGCCGCGAAGGGCCTGCCCATACAGCCAGTCGCCGCTATGGGGGTGATCCGGGGTGGCGTGCAGATTGCGACGCTGATATTTCAATCGCTGACCATAATCAAGCAGGCGAATTTCCTCAATCGGGCTGACCGAGATATGGCTGTCGGAGCCGATGGCGATGGCGCCGTTCTGGGCCAGATATTCCTGAAGCGGAAAGAACCCGTCGCCGAGATTGGCTTCTGTGGTCGGGCATAGCCCCGCGACCGCACCGGTATTCGCCAGGGCGGTGGTCTCCGTCGATGTCAAATGGGTGGCATGCACCAGGCACCAGCGGGACGAGAGCGGGTGATGATCAAGCAGCCATTCGACGGGGCGTTGGCCGGACCAGGCGAGACAGTCGTCAACTTCTTTCATCTGTTCGGCGATATGAATATGCAAGGGTGCCTTCTGTGGCACATGGGCTGTGACGGTGTCGATCGCCTCTGGCGTCACGGCGCGCAGGCTGTGGAAAGCGACGCCAAGATTTTGTCCCGGTTTCATGCGTCCCGCGAGACTGTCCCAGAGACGCAGATAAGCCTCTGTGGTGTGGCCAAAGCGGGCCTGGGCGTCGCTGAGCGGTGCGCCGCCAAAACCTGACGCCTGATAGAGCACCGGCAGATGGGTGAGGTTGAGGCCGACATCGGTCGCCGCCGCGACGATGGCGTCGGACATTTCCGCCGGGTTGTCATAGGGCGCGCCGCCGGGCTGATGATGCAGATAATGGAATTCCGCCACCGATGTATAGCCGGCCGTGACCATTTCGAGGTAAAGCTGGGCCGCGATGGTGGCGAGATCCTCAGGCGTCAGCTTCTGGGCGAATCGATACATCACATCGCGCCAGCTCCAGAAACTGTCGCTGTTTGAGGTGCGATATTCCGCCAGACCCGCCATGGCGCGCTGAAAGGCATGAGAATGAACATTGGCGAGTCCAGGCAGGGCATAGCCTGAAACCCGGTCCGCCGGGGCGGGGGAGCCGGATGTAATGGCGGTAATCATGCCGTGATCATCCAGGGTCAGGGTCACATCATCCTGCCATTGACCTTCGATGAGGGCTTTTGTAAAATTTACTTTTTTCATGTTAACTTTTCATGTTAGCCTGTCTATACAAGTTAAGTTTAGATCAGCAGACGGAAATGTCAATGACATATGCCAACGACACAGGAAAGGCCGCCGCCCGATGACCGGAATGACTTTATGGAAAGATGTGACGCTTTTGACAATGCGGGACACGGATGATGCGCCATATGGCATGATCGCCGATGGCGCGATTGTGGCGGACGGCGGACATATTGTCTGGCTGGGTCAGGCGCAGGATATCCCGGAGAATTACGAAGACGCCCATGCGATTTCCTGCGGTGGTAAATTCATGACGCCGGGGCTGATCGATTGTCATACCCATCTGGTGTATGGCGGCAACCGGGTGGCGGAATTCGAACAACGCCTGCTGGGGGCGAGTTATGAAGAAATCGCCCGGGCCGGCGGCGGCATCCTGTCCACGGTCAGGGCCACCCGGGTGGCAAGCGCGGAAGAACTGCTGGCCTCGGCCCGGCGGCGTCTCGGACAGTTGCAACGCGGCGGCGTGACGACGGTGGAGATTAAATCCGGGTATGGTCTGGATGTGGACAACGAACTGAAAATGCTGCGGGTTGCCCGGATTATGGGCGGTCAGGACGATATTGATGTGCGCACCACCTTCCTCGGGGCCCATGCGACGCCAGCGGAATTTACCGGTGATCGCGAGGGGTATATGGATCTGGTCTGTGGCGCGATGCTTGATGCGGTGGCGGACGAAAATCTCGCCGATGCGGTTGATGCTTTCTGTGAGAATATCGCCTTCTCTCCCGAACAGGTCGGGCGGCTGTTTGATCGGGCCCGGGAACTTGGGCTGCCGGTGAAACTGCATGCGGAACAGTTGAGCAACAGTGGTGGTGCGGCCCTGGCCGCCCGATATAAGGCCTTGTCGGCGGATCATCTCGAATGTCTGGACGAGGCCGGGGTGCGGGCCATGGCGGCGGCCGGGACGGTGGCGGTTTTGCTGCCCGGGGCGTTCTATACCTTGCGGGATGAACGGGTGCCGCCCGTTGACCTGTTGCGAAAATATAACGTGCCCATGGCGATTGCCACGGACAGCAATCCGGGGTCATCCCCGGTTCTGTCCCTGTCCCTGATGATCAATATGGCGAGCACCCTGTTTCGTCTGAGTCCGGAAGAGGCGCTGTTGGGCGTCACCCGTCACGGGGCCCGCGCCCTGGGGCTTGCGGATCGGGGACAGCTGGAAGTCGGCCTGAAGGCGGATTTCGCCCTGTGGGATATCGCCCATCCGGCGGAACTGTCTTATCAGGTCGGCGGCAATCTGTGTATCGGGGTGGTCAAGGATGGCGTGACCGTGGCGGTCTCACCTTTTTAGGCGGCGTACGGAAATCTGCGCCTCGGTCAGGCCCAGTCGGCTGACATCGTCAGGCAGACCTTTCCCCTGCACCAGGGCGGCGGTGATGC
It encodes the following:
- the hutU gene encoding urocanate hydratase translates to MTQNSRIIKAPTGATLNAKSWATEAPLRMLMNNLDPEVAEHPENLVVYGGIGRAARNWDCYDRIVDSLKNLEEDETLLVQSGKPVGIFPTHKGAPRVLIANSNLVPHWANWDHFNELDKKGLMMYGQMTAGSWIYIGSQGIVQGTYETFVEMGRQHFDGTLSGKWILTAGLGGMGGAQPLAATMAGAAMLAIECQSDRIDYRLKTGYLDQRAETLDQAMEMITAATAQGQAISVGLLGNAAEIIPEMIRRGIRPDAVTDQTSAHDPVNGYLPIGWTVDQWEQKRDTAPKEVERAAKAAMAVHVKAMLAYHEMGIPTFDYGNNIRQVAFDEGVENAFDFPGFVPAYVRPLFCRGIGPFRWAALSGDPEDIYKTDQKVKELIPDNPHLHNWLDMARERIQFQGLPARICWVGLGDRHRLGLAFNEMVRSGELKAPVVIGRDHLDSGSVASPNRETEAMKDGSDAVSDWPLLNALLNTAGGATWVSLHHGGGVGMGFSQHSGVVILADGTDDAAEKLGRVLWNDPGTGVMRHADAGYDIAIDCAREKGLKLPMITE
- the hutC gene encoding histidine utilization repressor is translated as MEHSRKQVAPLYQKIKDHILNKIASGAWQPAERVPSENELVKEFDVSRMTTNRALKELTSEGYLVRVAGVGTFVADLHAQSHPLEIHNIAEEIRGRGHQHSAQVLSLDQLPATDSVAAQLNMAIGEPVFHSVILHLEQHIPIQIEDRFVNAAVAPDYGAQDFTCITPYDYLMRIAPLQKAEHVVKAILPKADVRDALQMTADEPCLLIKRRTWTRGKVASSAMLYHPGSRYELSGRFRP
- a CDS encoding formimidoylglutamate deiminase; amino-acid sequence: MKKVNFTKALIEGQWQDDVTLTLDDHGMITAITSGSPAPADRVSGYALPGLANVHSHAFQRAMAGLAEYRTSNSDSFWSWRDVMYRFAQKLTPEDLATIAAQLYLEMVTAGYTSVAEFHYLHHQPGGAPYDNPAEMSDAIVAAATDVGLNLTHLPVLYQASGFGGAPLSDAQARFGHTTEAYLRLWDSLAGRMKPGQNLGVAFHSLRAVTPEAIDTVTAHVPQKAPLHIHIAEQMKEVDDCLAWSGQRPVEWLLDHHPLSSRWCLVHATHLTSTETTALANTGAVAGLCPTTEANLGDGFFPLQEYLAQNGAIAIGSDSHISVSPIEEIRLLDYGQRLKYQRRNLHATPDHPHSGDWLYGQALRGGALATEQKTGVLAVGQQADIITLDPASPLLVGTPDRHLIDRFIFSGNRSPVKDVMVRGRWQVRDYTHPGACEITARFTKTMEKLVNLLD
- the hutI gene encoding imidazolonepropionase, which produces MTGMTLWKDVTLLTMRDTDDAPYGMIADGAIVADGGHIVWLGQAQDIPENYEDAHAISCGGKFMTPGLIDCHTHLVYGGNRVAEFEQRLLGASYEEIARAGGGILSTVRATRVASAEELLASARRRLGQLQRGGVTTVEIKSGYGLDVDNELKMLRVARIMGGQDDIDVRTTFLGAHATPAEFTGDREGYMDLVCGAMLDAVADENLADAVDAFCENIAFSPEQVGRLFDRARELGLPVKLHAEQLSNSGGAALAARYKALSADHLECLDEAGVRAMAAAGTVAVLLPGAFYTLRDERVPPVDLLRKYNVPMAIATDSNPGSSPVLSLSLMINMASTLFRLSPEEALLGVTRHGARALGLADRGQLEVGLKADFALWDIAHPAELSYQVGGNLCIGVVKDGVTVAVSPF